One segment of Prosthecobacter vanneervenii DNA contains the following:
- a CDS encoding energy transducer TonB: MTALSQPDNFNNSSNNNLRIAITGTIVVHALLFVLLAWLFAQESAHKLWKQAHQPPKEKEVTLIFPEQLMPPPEPVKPKPPPPPTPPPRKPEVYMRTSQNQEADSAPKNPSFIADRNTKASTRMAPPPDGTEPLPTMNGLKIPTRELADRDHHDGDLKDDARPKSPERSIPMLQPQPPQPPAPEAPRTEMKPQQTASQFQPAKPAPQQIAKAKPDDTPLTKMMEEADKELAKVDKNLLPIEVKKPDAMQKKPDAPPTTDPKAEPAPTPKPEMAQQSPPESMPQKPVPKALPVLDDEVITRTTPNQAPNSFTPFTRRSQTKGTISTRGTEDSVDAEATPKGRYIRQVTGQVEKKWHVYRLLRRDGVTYGSLQVVFFVNKQGKVEDLRIVNDKDSNPILTGFTLQAIRDADIPPMPADVIPSLPMNDQERLKVEYNVLIY, encoded by the coding sequence GTGACCGCGCTCTCCCAGCCAGACAACTTCAACAACAGCAGCAATAACAACCTGCGCATCGCCATCACGGGCACCATCGTGGTGCATGCGCTGCTGTTCGTGCTGCTAGCGTGGCTGTTTGCCCAGGAGTCAGCGCACAAGCTCTGGAAGCAGGCGCACCAGCCGCCCAAAGAGAAAGAGGTCACCCTCATCTTCCCGGAGCAGCTCATGCCTCCGCCTGAGCCGGTAAAGCCAAAGCCACCTCCACCACCGACACCACCCCCGCGAAAGCCGGAGGTTTACATGCGAACCTCCCAGAACCAGGAGGCGGACAGCGCACCCAAAAATCCTTCCTTCATCGCGGATAGAAACACCAAGGCCTCCACCAGGATGGCCCCGCCTCCTGATGGCACCGAGCCCCTGCCCACCATGAACGGGCTCAAGATCCCCACCCGTGAACTCGCCGACCGCGACCACCATGACGGCGACCTGAAAGACGACGCCAGACCCAAGTCCCCCGAGCGCTCCATCCCCATGCTGCAGCCCCAGCCGCCGCAGCCCCCCGCCCCGGAGGCTCCTCGCACAGAGATGAAGCCCCAGCAGACGGCGTCCCAGTTTCAGCCGGCAAAGCCAGCCCCACAGCAGATAGCCAAGGCCAAGCCCGACGACACCCCGCTCACCAAGATGATGGAGGAGGCCGACAAGGAACTCGCCAAGGTGGACAAAAACCTCCTCCCCATCGAGGTCAAAAAACCGGACGCGATGCAGAAGAAGCCCGACGCACCGCCCACCACAGATCCCAAGGCCGAGCCCGCCCCCACGCCCAAGCCCGAGATGGCGCAGCAGTCCCCTCCGGAGTCCATGCCGCAGAAGCCCGTGCCCAAAGCCCTGCCCGTGCTGGATGACGAGGTCATCACCCGCACTACGCCAAACCAGGCCCCCAATTCCTTCACTCCCTTCACACGCAGATCGCAGACCAAGGGCACCATCTCCACCCGCGGCACCGAAGACTCCGTGGACGCCGAGGCCACGCCAAAAGGGCGCTACATCCGGCAGGTCACCGGCCAGGTGGAAAAGAAGTGGCACGTTTACCGCCTCCTCCGCCGCGATGGCGTCACGTACGGCAGCCTCCAAGTCGTCTTCTTCGTCAACAAGCAGGGCAAGGTCGAAGACCTCCGCATCGTGAACGACAAAGATTCCAATCCCATCCTCACCGGATTCACCCTGCAGGCGATCCGAGATGCGGACATCCCCCCCATGCCTGCAGACGTGATCCCCTCGCTCCCGATGAATGATCAGGAGCGCCTCAAAGTAGAATACAATGTGCTCATTTACTGA
- a CDS encoding MotA/TolQ/ExbB proton channel family protein — protein MCSFTDLIVQSAVSPMLAAAATAAAEKTATAAAQPSGLQLLYEFLATGGFVMALIVLCSMAAIGASILSWLQMRPQIVMPNSVVSQLRAIPNYALKGDIRPLQEFLSNDASMLARLGSMAISGAFTSKQECHDACAIKAREEIHRLESGIPLLEVLITVAPLLGLLGTTAGLVGMFSAFGTGEGPDTTVIAHEIGVALRCTIAGLFVAVPSVLAHTYFTRRLDALAVRVESVMQEVIQHFYQHFEVQRPAA, from the coding sequence ATGTGCTCATTTACTGATCTGATCGTCCAGTCCGCCGTCTCCCCCATGCTGGCTGCCGCCGCCACTGCGGCAGCTGAAAAGACCGCCACGGCCGCCGCGCAGCCTTCCGGCCTGCAGCTCCTCTATGAGTTCCTCGCCACAGGCGGCTTTGTCATGGCGCTCATCGTGCTCTGCTCCATGGCCGCCATCGGCGCCTCCATCCTCTCCTGGCTGCAGATGCGGCCGCAGATCGTCATGCCCAATTCCGTCGTCAGCCAGCTCCGGGCCATCCCAAATTATGCTCTAAAGGGCGACATCCGCCCGCTGCAGGAGTTTCTCTCCAATGATGCCTCCATGCTCGCTCGCCTCGGCAGCATGGCCATCAGCGGCGCCTTCACCAGCAAGCAGGAGTGCCATGACGCCTGCGCCATCAAGGCCCGCGAGGAGATCCACCGCCTGGAGAGCGGCATCCCGCTCCTTGAGGTGCTCATCACCGTGGCTCCCCTCCTCGGCCTCCTCGGCACCACCGCAGGCCTGGTGGGCATGTTCTCCGCCTTCGGCACCGGAGAGGGCCCGGACACCACCGTCATCGCTCACGAGATCGGCGTGGCGCTGCGCTGCACCATCGCGGGTCTGTTTGTCGCCGTGCCTTCCGTGCTCGCACACACCTATTTCACCCGTCGTCTGGACGCCCTCGCAGTGCGTGTGGAGTCCGTCATGCAGGAGGTCATCCAGCATTTCTACCAGCACTTTGAGGTCCAGCGCCCGGCAGCCTGA
- a CDS encoding ExbD/TolR family protein gives MDLRPKRRPVPMIPIVSLIDIMVILLIFFIATTTFKKDKTQVKITLPESKTLGGEAQVAETRVPISIDEKQKIFLDGQPVELENLAEAITSLKAAKPGIKLELQADTTSALGVLVKVWDALREAGFSINDVPARIQRASGG, from the coding sequence ATGGACCTCCGCCCCAAACGCCGCCCTGTGCCGATGATCCCCATCGTGTCGCTCATCGACATCATGGTCATCCTCCTCATCTTCTTCATCGCCACCACGACGTTTAAAAAAGACAAAACACAGGTGAAGATCACCCTCCCCGAGTCCAAGACCCTCGGTGGCGAAGCCCAGGTGGCCGAGACACGCGTACCCATCAGCATCGACGAGAAGCAGAAGATCTTCCTCGACGGCCAGCCCGTGGAGCTTGAGAACCTCGCAGAAGCCATCACGTCGCTGAAAGCCGCCAAGCCTGGCATCAAGCTGGAGCTGCAGGCAGACACCACCTCGGCCCTCGGCGTTCTCGTCAAAGTCTGGGATGCCCTGCGCGAAGCAGGCTTCAGCATCAACGACGTCCCCGCCCGCATCCAGCGCGCCTCCGGCGGCTGA
- a CDS encoding carbonic anhydrase family protein, whose protein sequence is MKRVSIICAPAVEEHVTALLEEIGAEGQMIVPVRGIDGQNTDDDGEPAETAKLQIEVTLDPDRAEKLLQRIQSDLIAASSAIAAYESDIPEEDPAESHVTTAEEQARLTPDEVLQQFKDGNRRFRSGHITRRNHPEQVRKSAVGQFPKAVVLSCLDSRVPVEDVFDQGIGDVFVARVAGNLVNEDILGSMEFACKAAGAKMILVMGHQHCGAIRGAIDDVQMGNLTSLLAKIKPAVVMSKDFPGEQISSNPLYMRHVARNNVRYALSQIRTRSPILKEMEEKGEIKIVGAFYRLTDGTLEFIE, encoded by the coding sequence ATGAAACGTGTCTCCATCATCTGCGCACCTGCTGTGGAGGAGCACGTGACGGCGCTGCTGGAGGAGATCGGTGCCGAGGGGCAGATGATCGTGCCCGTGCGTGGCATTGACGGCCAGAACACCGACGACGATGGAGAGCCGGCTGAAACCGCCAAGCTGCAGATCGAAGTCACCCTCGACCCCGACCGTGCCGAAAAGCTCCTCCAGCGCATCCAGAGCGATCTCATCGCCGCCTCTTCCGCCATCGCCGCCTATGAGAGTGACATCCCGGAGGAAGATCCTGCTGAAAGCCATGTGACAACTGCCGAGGAGCAGGCGCGACTGACACCGGACGAGGTGCTGCAGCAGTTTAAAGACGGCAACAGGCGCTTCCGCAGCGGCCATATTACCCGCCGTAATCATCCGGAGCAGGTGCGCAAATCTGCCGTGGGGCAGTTCCCCAAGGCTGTGGTGCTGAGCTGCCTGGACAGCCGTGTGCCGGTGGAGGACGTGTTTGACCAGGGGATCGGCGATGTCTTTGTGGCGCGTGTGGCCGGGAACCTGGTGAATGAGGACATCCTGGGCAGCATGGAGTTTGCGTGCAAGGCAGCCGGGGCCAAGATGATCCTGGTGATGGGGCACCAGCACTGCGGTGCCATCCGCGGGGCGATTGATGATGTGCAGATGGGAAACCTGACGAGCCTGCTGGCAAAGATCAAGCCTGCGGTGGTGATGAGCAAGGACTTCCCGGGTGAGCAGATCTCCTCCAACCCGCTGTACATGCGCCATGTGGCGCGCAACAATGTGCGCTATGCGCTCTCCCAGATCCGCACGCGGAGCCCCATCCTGAAGGAGATGGAAGAAAAGGGGGAGATCAAGATCGTGGGTGCGTTTTACCGCCTGACGGACGGGACGCTGGAGTTTATTGAGTAG
- a CDS encoding LysR family transcriptional regulator, producing MAFLNYHHLRYFRAIAMEGSLTKAAKQLKLSQSALSVQLRSLETSLGQALFERKHKTLMLTEAGRIALEYAHAIFRSGEELSDVLKNHAGRGRGLLRVGAASNLSRNFQLSFLRPLIPRDDVELIIHSGTLRELLAQLQNHKLDVVLSNTPVRRDAETGFHSHLLDEQSVSLVGHKKRGMRPFRFPEDLRKTPIVLPSLESSIRTAFDILMDQSGIRPIIAAEVDDMAMLRLMARETHGVTLVPPVVVKDELETGTLVERHRFPQIKETFYAITPSRRFPNLILRELMREKKK from the coding sequence ATGGCATTTTTAAACTACCACCACCTTCGCTACTTTCGTGCCATCGCCATGGAAGGAAGCCTCACCAAGGCGGCAAAACAGCTCAAGCTCTCCCAGTCCGCCCTCAGCGTCCAGCTCCGCAGCCTGGAGACCAGCCTCGGGCAGGCCCTCTTTGAGCGCAAGCACAAGACCCTCATGCTCACCGAGGCCGGGCGCATCGCCCTGGAGTACGCCCACGCCATCTTCCGCAGCGGCGAGGAGCTCTCAGACGTGCTCAAAAACCATGCCGGTCGCGGCCGCGGCCTCCTCCGCGTCGGTGCCGCCTCAAACCTCTCCCGCAATTTCCAGCTCAGCTTCCTCCGCCCTCTCATCCCCCGGGATGATGTCGAGCTCATCATCCACTCCGGCACCCTGCGCGAGCTCCTCGCCCAGCTCCAAAACCACAAGCTCGACGTCGTCCTCTCCAACACCCCCGTGCGCCGCGATGCCGAAACCGGCTTCCACAGCCACCTCCTCGATGAGCAGTCCGTCAGCCTCGTGGGCCACAAAAAGCGCGGCATGCGCCCCTTTCGCTTCCCCGAGGACCTGCGCAAGACCCCCATCGTCCTCCCCAGCCTCGAAAGCAGCATCCGCACCGCCTTCGACATCCTCATGGACCAGAGCGGCATCCGCCCCATCATCGCCGCCGAGGTGGACGACATGGCCATGCTCCGCCTCATGGCCCGCGAGACCCACGGCGTCACCCTCGTCCCCCCCGTCGTCGTCAAAGACGAACTCGAAACCGGCACCCTCGTCGAGCGCCACCGCTTCCCCCAGATCAAAGAAACCTTCTACGCCATCACCCCCAGCCGCCGCTTCCCCAACCTCATTTTGCGGGAGCTGATGAGGGAGAAAAAGAAGTGA
- a CDS encoding sodium-translocating pyrophosphatase, whose protein sequence is MAPSFLLTNGITLAIALAVVGLVFAFILIRQVVGSDAGNEKMHEIASAIQQGAKAYLNRQIVSVSLIAVVILAAVWYLRGGLTAAGFVVGAVCSLAAGYIGMMIAVRANVRTAQAASVGSHPALKVAFNGGAVTGLLVVALGLLSVGVFYLVVRGAVDHAKHAIDSLVGLALGSSLISVFARLGGGIYTKAADVGADLVGKNEQNLNEDDPRNPATIADNVGDNVGDCAGMAADVFETYAVSLIGGVLVGHLTVGTEAAVIYPFVLCGLAIIASLIGIGWVNFIKQEATTSLVCGVVVAGLAAAGLFWWATGAIFPEGLKIGGIAVAHANLFYCAVVGLVMTLLVVWITNYYTSTHYGPVRKIAKASETGHATNIIAGISIGNQATLLPVLAIAASIWYCYDLAGLYGIAIAVVSMLSLSGIVISLDAFGPITDNAGGIAVMSGLPEGVRKITDELDAVGNTMKAVTKGYAIASAGLAAMVLFGSYVEDLQAFVGHKVSFDLMDHRVVIGMFIGGLLPFLFTSFCMSAVGSAAGSVVMEVRRQIGLKPGILNGTEKPDYAQCVDIVTKAALGQMIVPALLPLIFVIGVSYLGMEALGGVLIGTIVTGLFVGISMTSAGGAWDNSKKYIEEGNHGGKGSFAHQAAVTGDTVGDPYKDTAGPAVNPMIKVVNILAILIIPIVFKAVVK, encoded by the coding sequence ATGGCTCCTTCATTCTTGCTGACCAACGGCATCACTCTCGCCATCGCCCTCGCTGTCGTGGGGCTGGTGTTTGCGTTCATCCTCATCCGCCAGGTGGTGGGTTCAGATGCAGGAAATGAAAAGATGCATGAGATCGCCAGCGCCATCCAGCAGGGTGCCAAGGCCTATCTTAATCGCCAGATCGTCTCCGTCAGCCTCATCGCAGTCGTCATCCTGGCCGCCGTCTGGTATCTGCGTGGCGGGCTCACAGCCGCAGGCTTTGTGGTCGGCGCAGTCTGCTCCCTCGCCGCTGGCTACATCGGCATGATGATCGCGGTCCGCGCCAATGTGCGCACGGCGCAGGCCGCCTCCGTGGGCAGCCATCCCGCGCTCAAGGTCGCCTTCAATGGCGGTGCAGTCACCGGCCTCCTCGTCGTGGCTCTCGGCCTCCTCTCCGTCGGTGTGTTCTATCTGGTGGTTCGCGGCGCGGTGGACCACGCCAAGCACGCCATCGACTCCCTCGTCGGTCTGGCCCTCGGCAGCTCCCTCATCAGCGTCTTCGCCCGTCTCGGCGGTGGCATCTACACCAAGGCGGCCGATGTCGGCGCCGACCTCGTGGGTAAAAACGAGCAGAACCTCAATGAAGACGATCCCCGCAATCCCGCCACCATCGCCGACAATGTGGGTGACAACGTGGGCGACTGCGCCGGCATGGCCGCAGACGTCTTCGAAACCTACGCCGTCAGCCTTATCGGCGGCGTGCTCGTCGGCCACCTCACCGTCGGCACCGAGGCCGCCGTCATCTACCCCTTCGTGCTCTGCGGTCTGGCCATCATCGCCTCCCTGATCGGCATCGGCTGGGTCAATTTCATCAAGCAGGAAGCCACGACCTCCCTCGTCTGCGGCGTGGTGGTGGCGGGTCTGGCCGCTGCAGGCCTCTTCTGGTGGGCCACCGGCGCCATCTTCCCTGAAGGCCTCAAGATCGGCGGCATCGCCGTGGCCCATGCCAATCTCTTCTACTGCGCCGTCGTCGGCCTCGTCATGACGCTGCTCGTCGTCTGGATCACCAACTACTACACCAGCACCCACTACGGCCCCGTGCGCAAGATCGCCAAGGCCTCCGAAACCGGCCACGCCACCAACATCATCGCCGGCATCAGCATCGGCAATCAGGCCACCCTCCTCCCCGTCCTGGCCATCGCCGCCTCCATCTGGTACTGCTACGATCTCGCCGGCCTCTACGGCATCGCCATCGCCGTGGTCTCCATGCTCTCCCTCTCCGGCATCGTCATCTCCCTGGACGCCTTTGGCCCCATCACTGACAACGCCGGCGGCATCGCCGTCATGTCCGGCCTGCCGGAAGGCGTGCGCAAGATCACCGACGAGCTCGACGCCGTGGGCAACACCATGAAGGCCGTCACCAAAGGCTACGCCATCGCCAGCGCCGGTCTCGCCGCCATGGTGCTCTTCGGCTCCTATGTCGAGGACCTTCAGGCCTTCGTCGGTCACAAGGTCAGCTTCGACCTCATGGACCACCGCGTGGTCATCGGCATGTTCATCGGCGGCCTTCTGCCCTTCCTCTTCACCTCCTTCTGCATGAGCGCCGTCGGCAGCGCCGCTGGCTCCGTCGTCATGGAAGTCCGCCGCCAGATCGGCCTGAAGCCAGGCATCCTCAACGGCACCGAAAAGCCCGACTACGCCCAGTGCGTGGACATCGTGACCAAGGCCGCCCTCGGCCAGATGATCGTGCCCGCCCTGCTCCCGCTCATCTTCGTCATCGGTGTGTCCTACCTCGGCATGGAGGCTCTCGGCGGCGTGCTCATCGGCACCATCGTCACCGGCCTCTTTGTCGGCATCTCCATGACGAGCGCCGGCGGTGCCTGGGACAATTCCAAGAAATACATCGAAGAGGGCAACCACGGCGGCAAAGGCAGCTTTGCCCATCAGGCAGCCGTCACCGGCGACACTGTGGGGGACCCCTACAAGGACACCGCAGGTCCTGCCGTGAACCCGATGATCAAGGTGGTCAACATCCTCGCCATCCTCATCATCCCCATCGTCTTCAAGGCGGTGGTGAAGTAA
- the ltrA gene encoding group II intron reverse transcriptase/maturase translates to MALERGIKGGVWFSLIDKIYAERTLQLAWEQVQSNAGACGADCMTVAHFAKDSQTRLLAVKEHLTKGSYQPKPVRRVYIPKPGSSEKRPLGIPTVTDRIVQTAVKMVIEPIFEREFAEHSYGFRPGRSCRSALRRVEELLQGGLVHVVDVDIKGCFDSIPHQRLMELVGERIADGRVLVLIESMLKQGIMEQAGEMEPEERDEGTPQGGVISPLLANIYLNPLDHLISRSGIEMVRYADDMVMLCRDAQTAHSVLQTLREWMAQAGLELHAQKTKIVDMGQPRAHFDFLGYRFWHGKTSGRIRRVIRPKSLKKIRETLKPFMRRTSGQSMSAIAHLLRPRLAGFFNYFKHATASSLAEVDQWVRGRLRSILRKRAGHRGKGRGLDHHRWPNSYFVRLGVFNLEEARKLELMSLRVAANF, encoded by the coding sequence ATGGCCCTCGAAAGAGGGATCAAAGGAGGAGTGTGGTTCAGTCTGATCGACAAGATCTACGCTGAACGCACGCTGCAACTGGCCTGGGAACAAGTGCAGTCCAACGCAGGGGCCTGCGGCGCGGACTGCATGACGGTGGCGCACTTTGCCAAAGACAGCCAAACGCGGCTGCTCGCCGTCAAAGAGCACCTCACCAAAGGCAGCTACCAGCCCAAGCCAGTCAGACGGGTTTACATCCCAAAACCGGGCAGCAGCGAGAAGAGGCCGTTGGGCATCCCGACGGTCACGGATCGTATCGTGCAGACCGCCGTGAAGATGGTCATAGAGCCGATCTTCGAGCGCGAGTTCGCCGAGCACAGCTATGGATTTAGACCCGGGCGCAGTTGCAGGAGTGCCCTTCGCCGCGTGGAGGAGCTGCTGCAAGGCGGCCTGGTCCATGTGGTGGATGTGGACATCAAGGGGTGTTTTGACAGCATCCCGCACCAGCGCCTGATGGAGCTGGTGGGGGAGCGCATCGCCGACGGGCGGGTGCTCGTGCTGATCGAGAGCATGCTCAAGCAGGGCATCATGGAGCAGGCGGGAGAGATGGAGCCGGAAGAGCGCGATGAGGGCACGCCGCAAGGCGGAGTCATCAGCCCGCTGCTGGCAAACATCTACCTCAACCCGTTGGACCACCTGATAAGCAGAAGCGGCATTGAAATGGTGCGCTACGCCGACGACATGGTCATGCTTTGTCGAGACGCGCAGACGGCACACTCCGTCCTGCAAACCCTGCGAGAGTGGATGGCCCAGGCCGGGTTGGAACTGCATGCGCAGAAGACGAAGATCGTGGACATGGGGCAGCCCAGAGCACACTTCGACTTCCTCGGCTACCGGTTCTGGCACGGCAAGACCAGCGGGCGCATCCGCCGGGTCATCCGTCCCAAGAGCTTGAAGAAGATCAGGGAGACGCTCAAGCCGTTTATGCGGCGCACCAGCGGTCAGAGCATGAGCGCGATCGCGCACCTGCTGCGGCCCCGGCTGGCAGGCTTCTTCAACTACTTCAAGCATGCCACCGCTAGTTCGCTGGCGGAGGTGGACCAATGGGTGCGAGGGCGTTTGCGCAGCATCCTGCGCAAACGTGCAGGGCACCGTGGAAAGGGACGAGGACTCGACCACCACCGCTGGCCCAACAGCTACTTTGTCAGGCTGGGTGTCTTCAACCTGGAAGAGGCCCGGAAACTGGAACTCATGAGTCTGCGTGTAGCAGCCAACTTCTGA
- a CDS encoding Fic/DOC family N-terminal domain-containing protein, with amino-acid sequence MTLLKPLPLPNLHSLETAKVWKALRDAHRSLAELKGVCAALPNPAILVDTLAIQEAKDSSGLSGEREDRSQ; translated from the coding sequence ATGACTTTGCTCAAACCTTTGCCCCTGCCAAATTTGCACTCACTGGAAACGGCGAAAGTGTGGAAGGCCTTGCGGGATGCTCACCGCAGCCTGGCGGAGCTTAAAGGGGTCTGTGCGGCACTGCCCAATCCGGCCATTCTGGTGGATACTTTGGCTATCCAGGAAGCAAAGGACAGCAGCGGGCTTTCTGGAGAAAGAGAAGATCGGTCGCAGTAA